One Serpentinicella alkaliphila DNA segment encodes these proteins:
- a CDS encoding cofactor-independent phosphoglycerate mutase, whose translation MKFVVILGDGMSDFPIEALDNKTPLQYANIPTIDFLAKYGTVGMVKTVPTGMAPGSDTANLSVMGYDPFKFYSGRSPFEAASMGVEMKDTDVTFRCNLVTLSDEAIYEEKIMLDHSADEITTDEARILIDSVIEHLGTEQNRFYAGVSYRHLMVWDNGPYEWDLTPPHDIIGKKVKDYMPKGNQAEIIEAMMKKSTEFLLNHPINVKRVENGLKPANSLWIWGEGKKPLLSSFYNKYKIKGSVISAVDLIKGLGICAGLDSIDVEGATGNIHTNFRGKAEAAINELKNGKDFVYIHIEAPDECGHRQELDNKVKSIEYIDSKVVKIVKDGLDELGEDYKIMILPDHPTPLVLRTHTSDPVPFLIYEKNNEKNLLNQTYDEFSAQETGVYIDEGYKLMDYFILGTKED comes from the coding sequence ATGAAATTTGTTGTAATACTTGGAGATGGTATGTCGGATTTTCCTATTGAAGCATTAGATAATAAAACTCCACTTCAATACGCAAATATACCTACAATTGATTTCTTAGCTAAGTATGGCACTGTTGGGATGGTTAAAACTGTTCCAACTGGAATGGCTCCTGGTAGTGATACGGCAAACCTTTCTGTAATGGGGTATGACCCATTTAAATTTTATAGTGGTAGATCACCCTTTGAAGCTGCAAGTATGGGTGTAGAAATGAAGGATACGGATGTTACTTTCAGGTGTAATTTAGTTACCTTGTCTGATGAGGCGATTTATGAAGAAAAAATTATGCTTGACCATAGTGCTGATGAAATAACAACAGATGAAGCTAGAATACTTATTGATTCAGTCATAGAACATTTGGGTACAGAACAAAACAGATTTTATGCTGGGGTTAGCTATAGGCATTTAATGGTATGGGACAATGGACCCTATGAGTGGGATTTAACACCTCCCCATGATATTATCGGTAAAAAGGTTAAGGATTATATGCCCAAAGGAAATCAGGCAGAAATAATAGAAGCTATGATGAAAAAGAGTACTGAGTTTTTACTTAATCATCCAATCAATGTAAAGAGGGTTGAGAATGGATTAAAGCCTGCAAACTCCTTATGGATTTGGGGTGAGGGAAAAAAACCTTTATTGTCAAGCTTCTATAATAAATATAAAATAAAAGGTTCAGTTATTTCTGCAGTAGATTTAATAAAAGGTTTGGGAATATGCGCTGGTTTGGATTCTATTGATGTAGAGGGAGCTACTGGAAATATTCATACTAACTTTAGAGGAAAGGCTGAGGCTGCAATTAATGAGCTGAAAAATGGTAAGGATTTTGTATATATTCATATAGAAGCTCCAGATGAGTGTGGACATAGACAAGAGTTAGATAATAAAGTTAAATCAATTGAATATATAGATAGTAAGGTAGTAAAGATAGTTAAGGACGGGTTAGATGAGCTTGGTGAAGACTATAAAATTATGATTTTACCAGATCACCCTACTCCACTTGTACTTCGAACACATACTAGTGACCCGGTACCATTTTTAATTTATGAAAAAAATAATGAAAAAAATTTACTGAATCAAACATATGATGAATTTAGTGCTCAAGAAACAGGCGTTTATATAGATGAAGGATATAAGCTAATGGATTACTTTATTTTAGGAACAAAAGAAGATTAG
- a CDS encoding citrate/2-methylcitrate synthase, which produces MVDLQKFIDEQYSIVEINNTIAPELHRRYNTKRGLRNEDGTGVLIGLTEIGEVHAYIMVDGEKIPQQGKLFYRGYEVSELVKGYKQEKRFGFEEVAYLLIFGELPNESKLKTFNEILGQYRTLPHGFTEDMILKAPSSDIMNKLARSVLTCYSYDNNPDDIEITNVLRQSIELTSRFPIMAAYGYQAKAHFYDNKSLYIHLPQEHLSTAENFLYMIRPDNQYTELEAEILDLNLIIHAEHGGGNNSAFTTHVVSSTDTDTYSAIAAAVGALKGPKHGGANIKVMNMMDDIKRNVKDWSNGRLLEDYLVKIVKKEAYDKSGLIYGIGHAVYTLSDPRSVLLKEKATELAKEKGMEEELNLYFDIEKLAPNILAEVRGITDVRTANVDFYSGFVYDMLNIPRELYTPLFAIARIPGWCAHRIEEIVSGGKIIRPAYKNVAAKQRYIPLNER; this is translated from the coding sequence ATGGTAGATTTACAGAAATTCATAGATGAGCAGTATTCTATTGTGGAGATAAATAACACAATTGCTCCGGAACTTCATAGAAGATATAATACAAAAAGAGGATTAAGAAATGAAGATGGAACTGGTGTATTAATTGGTTTAACGGAAATAGGGGAAGTACATGCCTACATAATGGTGGATGGAGAAAAAATACCCCAGCAAGGAAAACTTTTTTATCGTGGCTATGAAGTGAGTGAGCTAGTTAAGGGGTATAAACAAGAGAAACGTTTTGGGTTTGAAGAGGTAGCATATTTATTAATCTTTGGTGAATTACCTAATGAGAGTAAATTAAAAACTTTCAATGAAATACTAGGTCAATACCGGACATTGCCCCATGGGTTTACAGAGGATATGATTCTAAAAGCCCCAAGCTCAGATATAATGAATAAACTTGCGAGAAGCGTTTTAACCTGCTATTCATATGATAATAATCCGGATGACATCGAAATTACTAATGTATTAAGACAAAGTATAGAGTTGACTTCAAGATTTCCAATTATGGCGGCCTATGGTTATCAAGCAAAAGCCCATTTTTATGATAATAAAAGCCTATATATCCATTTGCCACAGGAGCATTTAAGTACAGCTGAAAACTTTTTATATATGATAAGGCCAGATAATCAATATACGGAATTAGAGGCAGAAATTCTGGATTTAAACTTAATTATTCATGCGGAGCATGGGGGCGGAAACAACTCAGCCTTTACAACTCATGTAGTATCATCTACAGACACAGACACATATTCTGCTATCGCAGCCGCAGTAGGGGCTTTAAAAGGGCCTAAGCATGGTGGAGCAAATATTAAAGTAATGAATATGATGGATGATATTAAAAGAAATGTTAAGGATTGGTCGAATGGGAGGCTGTTAGAGGATTATTTGGTTAAGATAGTTAAAAAGGAAGCCTACGATAAATCAGGCTTAATATATGGAATTGGTCATGCTGTATATACTTTATCTGATCCAAGATCAGTACTACTAAAGGAAAAAGCAACAGAGCTTGCTAAAGAGAAAGGCATGGAAGAAGAGCTTAATCTATACTTTGATATAGAGAAATTAGCACCTAATATATTAGCTGAGGTTAGAGGTATTACAGATGTAAGAACTGCTAATGTGGACTTTTACTCTGGCTTCGTTTATGATATGCTAAATATTCCAAGGGAATTATATACACCACTTTTCGCTATTGCTAGAATCCCAGGCTGGTGTGCCCATAGAATTGAAGAAATAGTTAGTGGTGGTAAAATTATTCGTCCTGCATATAAAAATGTTGCAGCGAAGCAAAGATATATTCCTTTAAACGAAAGATAA